From the Anguilla anguilla isolate fAngAng1 chromosome 8, fAngAng1.pri, whole genome shotgun sequence genome, one window contains:
- the LOC118234008 gene encoding enhancer of polycomb homolog 1-like isoform X1 — MSKLSFRARALDASKPLPVFRCEDLPDLHEYASINRAVPQMPTGMEKEEESEHHLQRAISAQQVYGEKRDNMVIPVPEAESNIAYYESLYPGEFRMPKQLIHIQPFSLDTEQPDYDLDSEDEAFLSKLKKKMEITPLQFEEMIDRLEKGSGQQMVTLPEAKLLLKEDDELIREVFEYWTRKRRSSKSASLIPTVKQEKRDGSSTSDPYVAFRRRTEKMQTRKNRKNDEASYEKMLKLRRDLSRAVTILEMIKRREKSKRELLHLTLEIIEKRHNMADFGGEIMAEVLAQRALVRPLYTIPIIPLTSSQYRHQDHMELKDYKPKPEKTEVVRTKRKYEKKPKVLPLSAPLQSGPSIFNPKDLNQYDFPSSDDEPQMLSGSSDAEEENDPDGPFAFRRKAGCQYYTSRLDQSGDWPWCSPADGGPGDTRYRYCLTTLTVPRRCVGLARRRLGRGGRVLLDRARSDFDHVFHGLDPEMLASPPRSPAHRLASTSDTQQTSDRTASLDLSQILLNIKACRWRHFRPRTLPLHGSACGGATSRKLCRGSTRPCSAQPGTQSSGSSSQTRATPTPVAVFTAEQYQEHQEHLALMQKQQQELSQLQQASGVSPATSGQCLVSQTLDSASAQYAASALISAEQLMLLKAKEEPTLGSGVNGVLQASGVYKGLHLTSAPPVTLAPPSQSHATTATGPTFFHPSNNGNSTTPAQPPSHHGNATNAIANPTATTAAAPSSQVVIGSNIRLSVPSPGGGATAVSSIATLSARHMPRALNAVPSSALKLAAAAANRQIPKVSATPAMDLGPRWVGRARSANAPGRLSGEIQENHDKEKPALNSIVDTTVAMEVT, encoded by the exons GAGCACCATCTCCAGCGGGCCATCTCTGCGCAGCAGGTGTACGGGGAGAAGCGGGATAACATGGTCATCCCTGTCCCCGAGGCGGAGAGCAACATCGCCTACTACGAGTCTCTGTACCCTGGGGAGTTCCGCATGCCAAAGCAGCTCATTCACATACAGC ctTTCAGTCTGGATACAGAGCAGCCCGACTACGACCTGGACTCGGAGGATGAGGCCTTTCTCAGCAAGCTGAAGAAGAAGATGGAGATCACCCCACTGCAGTTTGAGGAGATGATCGACCGTTTGGAGAAGGGCAGTGGGCAACAG ATGGTGACTCTGCCAGAGGCCAAGCTCCTCCTGAAGGAGGATGATGAGCTGATTCGGGAGGTGTTTGAGTACTGGACTCGCAAGAGGAGGAGCTCTAAGAGCGCCTCCCTCATCCCCACCGTCAAGCAGGAGAAGCGCGACGGCTCCAGCACCAGCGACCCGTACGTGGCCTTTCGCCGGAGGACCGAGAAGATGCAGACGCGCAAG AACCGCAAGAACGACGAGGCGTCGTACGAGAAGATGCTGAAGCTTCGGAGGGACCTGAGCCGGGCCGTGACCATCCTGGAGATGAtcaagaggagagagaagagcaagAGGGAGCTCCTGCACCTGACGCTGGAAATCATCGAGAAGCG GCACAACATGGCAGACTTTGGCGGTGAGATAATGGCAGAGGTTCTGGCCCAGCGGGCGCTGGTGAGACCACTCTACACCATACCCATCATTCCCCTGACCAGCAGCCAGTACCGCCACCAGGACCACATGGAGCTGAAGGACTACAAGCCCAAG CCGGAGAAGACCGAAGTTGTGAGGACAAAGAGGAAATATGAGAAGAAGCCCAAAGTCTTGCCTTTATCGGCCCCTCTGCAGTCGGGACCCTCCATTTTCAACCCCAAGGACCTGAACCAGTACGACTTCCCCAGCTCTGACGACGAGCCTCAG ATGCTTTCGGGATCCTCTGATGCAGAGGAGGAGAACGATCCGGACGGGCCTTTCGCGTTCCGTAGGAAGGCTGGCTGTCAGTATTACACT tctcggTTGGACCAAAGTGGCGATTGGCCATGGTGCAGTCCGGCAGACGGTGGACCTGGAGACACACGCTACAGATACTGCCTCACCACCCTGACCGTCCCCCGCCGCTGCGTGGGGTTGGCACGCCGACGCCTGGGCAGAGGCGGCAG GGTTTTGCTGGACAGAGCACGCTCGGACTTTGACCACGTATTTCATGGGCTGGATCCGGAAATGCTGGCCTCCCCCCCACGCTCGCCAGCGCACAGGCTGGCCAgtacctcagacacacagcagaccTCGGACAGAACAGCCTCTCTAGACCTCAGCCAGATACTGTTGAACATTAAAGCGTGTCGATGGAGACACTTCAGGCCCCGGACACTACCACTACACGGCTCGGCCTGCGGGGGCGCCACCTCCAGGAAACTGTGCCGGGGGTCCACCCGGCCGTGCTCCGCACAACCCGGGACCCAGTCCAGCGGTAGCTCTTCTCAAACCCGCGCCACCCCCACGCCCGTCGCTG TGTTCACGGCCGAGCAGTACCAGGAGCATCAGGAGCATCTGGCTCTTATGCAGAAACAGCAGCAGGAGCTGAGTCAACTTCAGCAGGCCAGCGGAGTTTCTCCAGCCACCAGTGGCCAG TGTTTGGTGTCGCAGACTCTGGACTCGGCCAGCGCGCAGTATGCGGCCTCTGCTTTGATCTCAGCTGAGCAGCTGATGCTGTTGAAGGCCAAGGAGGAACCTACACTGGGGTCTGGAGTCAACGGCGTCCTGCAGGCTTCAG GAGTATACAAGGGCTTACACCTCACGAGTGCCCCGCCTGTCACACTCGCCCCCCCTAGCCAGTCTCACGCCACCACCGCCACAGGTCCTACCTTCTTCCATCCCTCCAACAACGGCAACAGCACCACCCCCGCCCAGCCGCCAAGTCACCACGGAAACGCCACCAACGCCATCGCCAACCCCACTGCTACGACTGCCGCCGCTCCCTCTTCTCAGGTCGTGATAGGGAGCAACATCCGTCTGAGTGTGCCCTCACCAGGAGGGGGCGCCACCGCGGTCAGCTCCATCGCCACGCTCAGCGCTCGCCACATGCCCCGCGCGCTCAACGCCGTCCCTTCGTCTGCCTTAAagctggccgccgccgctgccaaCCGCCAGATCCCCAAGGTCTCCGCCACGCCCGCCATGGACCTGGGGCCCAGGTGGGTGGGCCGCGCACGATCCGCCAATGCTCCAGGCCGGCTGAGTGGGGAAATACA GGAAAACCACGACAAAGAGAAGCCAGCACTCAACAGTATAGTGGACACCACAGTGGCCATGGAGGTCACGTAG
- the LOC118234008 gene encoding enhancer of polycomb homolog 1-like isoform X2 has translation MSKLSFRARALDASKPLPVFRCEDLPDLHEYASINRAVPQMPTGMEKEEESEHHLQRAISAQQVYGEKRDNMVIPVPEAESNIAYYESLYPGEFRMPKQLIHIQPFSLDTEQPDYDLDSEDEAFLSKLKKKMEITPLQFEEMIDRLEKGSGQQMVTLPEAKLLLKEDDELIREVFEYWTRKRRSSKSASLIPTVKQEKRDGSSTSDPYVAFRRRTEKMQTRKNRKNDEASYEKMLKLRRDLSRAVTILEMIKRREKSKRELLHLTLEIIEKRHNMADFGGEIMAEVLAQRALVRPLYTIPIIPLTSSQYRHQDHMELKDYKPKPEKTEVVRTKRKYEKKPKVLPLSAPLQSGPSIFNPKDLNQYDFPSSDDEPQMLSGSSDAEEENDPDGPFAFRRKAGCQYYTSRLDQSGDWPWCSPADGGPGDTRYRYCLTTLTVPRRCVGLARRRLGRGGRVLLDRARSDFDHVFHGLDPEMLASPPRSPAHRLASTSDTQQTSDRTASLDLSQILLNIKACRWRHFRPRTLPLHGSACGGATSRKLCRGSTRPCSAQPGTQSSGSSSQTRATPTPVAVFTAEQYQEHQEHLALMQKQQQELSQLQQASGVSPATSGQCLVSQTLDSASAQYAASALISAEQLMLLKAKEEPTLGSGVNGVLQASGVYKGLHLTSAPPVTLAPPSQSHATTATGPTFFHPSNNGNSTTPAQPPSHHGNATNAIANPTATTAAAPSSQVVIGSNIRLSVPSPGGGATAVSSIATLSARHMPRALNAVPSSALKLAAAAANRQIPKVSATPAMDLGPRENHDKEKPALNSIVDTTVAMEVT, from the exons GAGCACCATCTCCAGCGGGCCATCTCTGCGCAGCAGGTGTACGGGGAGAAGCGGGATAACATGGTCATCCCTGTCCCCGAGGCGGAGAGCAACATCGCCTACTACGAGTCTCTGTACCCTGGGGAGTTCCGCATGCCAAAGCAGCTCATTCACATACAGC ctTTCAGTCTGGATACAGAGCAGCCCGACTACGACCTGGACTCGGAGGATGAGGCCTTTCTCAGCAAGCTGAAGAAGAAGATGGAGATCACCCCACTGCAGTTTGAGGAGATGATCGACCGTTTGGAGAAGGGCAGTGGGCAACAG ATGGTGACTCTGCCAGAGGCCAAGCTCCTCCTGAAGGAGGATGATGAGCTGATTCGGGAGGTGTTTGAGTACTGGACTCGCAAGAGGAGGAGCTCTAAGAGCGCCTCCCTCATCCCCACCGTCAAGCAGGAGAAGCGCGACGGCTCCAGCACCAGCGACCCGTACGTGGCCTTTCGCCGGAGGACCGAGAAGATGCAGACGCGCAAG AACCGCAAGAACGACGAGGCGTCGTACGAGAAGATGCTGAAGCTTCGGAGGGACCTGAGCCGGGCCGTGACCATCCTGGAGATGAtcaagaggagagagaagagcaagAGGGAGCTCCTGCACCTGACGCTGGAAATCATCGAGAAGCG GCACAACATGGCAGACTTTGGCGGTGAGATAATGGCAGAGGTTCTGGCCCAGCGGGCGCTGGTGAGACCACTCTACACCATACCCATCATTCCCCTGACCAGCAGCCAGTACCGCCACCAGGACCACATGGAGCTGAAGGACTACAAGCCCAAG CCGGAGAAGACCGAAGTTGTGAGGACAAAGAGGAAATATGAGAAGAAGCCCAAAGTCTTGCCTTTATCGGCCCCTCTGCAGTCGGGACCCTCCATTTTCAACCCCAAGGACCTGAACCAGTACGACTTCCCCAGCTCTGACGACGAGCCTCAG ATGCTTTCGGGATCCTCTGATGCAGAGGAGGAGAACGATCCGGACGGGCCTTTCGCGTTCCGTAGGAAGGCTGGCTGTCAGTATTACACT tctcggTTGGACCAAAGTGGCGATTGGCCATGGTGCAGTCCGGCAGACGGTGGACCTGGAGACACACGCTACAGATACTGCCTCACCACCCTGACCGTCCCCCGCCGCTGCGTGGGGTTGGCACGCCGACGCCTGGGCAGAGGCGGCAG GGTTTTGCTGGACAGAGCACGCTCGGACTTTGACCACGTATTTCATGGGCTGGATCCGGAAATGCTGGCCTCCCCCCCACGCTCGCCAGCGCACAGGCTGGCCAgtacctcagacacacagcagaccTCGGACAGAACAGCCTCTCTAGACCTCAGCCAGATACTGTTGAACATTAAAGCGTGTCGATGGAGACACTTCAGGCCCCGGACACTACCACTACACGGCTCGGCCTGCGGGGGCGCCACCTCCAGGAAACTGTGCCGGGGGTCCACCCGGCCGTGCTCCGCACAACCCGGGACCCAGTCCAGCGGTAGCTCTTCTCAAACCCGCGCCACCCCCACGCCCGTCGCTG TGTTCACGGCCGAGCAGTACCAGGAGCATCAGGAGCATCTGGCTCTTATGCAGAAACAGCAGCAGGAGCTGAGTCAACTTCAGCAGGCCAGCGGAGTTTCTCCAGCCACCAGTGGCCAG TGTTTGGTGTCGCAGACTCTGGACTCGGCCAGCGCGCAGTATGCGGCCTCTGCTTTGATCTCAGCTGAGCAGCTGATGCTGTTGAAGGCCAAGGAGGAACCTACACTGGGGTCTGGAGTCAACGGCGTCCTGCAGGCTTCAG GAGTATACAAGGGCTTACACCTCACGAGTGCCCCGCCTGTCACACTCGCCCCCCCTAGCCAGTCTCACGCCACCACCGCCACAGGTCCTACCTTCTTCCATCCCTCCAACAACGGCAACAGCACCACCCCCGCCCAGCCGCCAAGTCACCACGGAAACGCCACCAACGCCATCGCCAACCCCACTGCTACGACTGCCGCCGCTCCCTCTTCTCAGGTCGTGATAGGGAGCAACATCCGTCTGAGTGTGCCCTCACCAGGAGGGGGCGCCACCGCGGTCAGCTCCATCGCCACGCTCAGCGCTCGCCACATGCCCCGCGCGCTCAACGCCGTCCCTTCGTCTGCCTTAAagctggccgccgccgctgccaaCCGCCAGATCCCCAAGGTCTCCGCCACGCCCGCCATGGACCTGGGGCCCAG GGAAAACCACGACAAAGAGAAGCCAGCACTCAACAGTATAGTGGACACCACAGTGGCCATGGAGGTCACGTAG
- the LOC118234008 gene encoding enhancer of polycomb homolog 1-like isoform X3, with translation MVIPVPEAESNIAYYESLYPGEFRMPKQLIHIQPFSLDTEQPDYDLDSEDEAFLSKLKKKMEITPLQFEEMIDRLEKGSGQQMVTLPEAKLLLKEDDELIREVFEYWTRKRRSSKSASLIPTVKQEKRDGSSTSDPYVAFRRRTEKMQTRKNRKNDEASYEKMLKLRRDLSRAVTILEMIKRREKSKRELLHLTLEIIEKRHNMADFGGEIMAEVLAQRALVRPLYTIPIIPLTSSQYRHQDHMELKDYKPKPEKTEVVRTKRKYEKKPKVLPLSAPLQSGPSIFNPKDLNQYDFPSSDDEPQMLSGSSDAEEENDPDGPFAFRRKAGCQYYTSRLDQSGDWPWCSPADGGPGDTRYRYCLTTLTVPRRCVGLARRRLGRGGRVLLDRARSDFDHVFHGLDPEMLASPPRSPAHRLASTSDTQQTSDRTASLDLSQILLNIKACRWRHFRPRTLPLHGSACGGATSRKLCRGSTRPCSAQPGTQSSGSSSQTRATPTPVAVFTAEQYQEHQEHLALMQKQQQELSQLQQASGVSPATSGQCLVSQTLDSASAQYAASALISAEQLMLLKAKEEPTLGSGVNGVLQASGVYKGLHLTSAPPVTLAPPSQSHATTATGPTFFHPSNNGNSTTPAQPPSHHGNATNAIANPTATTAAAPSSQVVIGSNIRLSVPSPGGGATAVSSIATLSARHMPRALNAVPSSALKLAAAAANRQIPKVSATPAMDLGPRWVGRARSANAPGRLSGEIQENHDKEKPALNSIVDTTVAMEVT, from the exons ATGGTCATCCCTGTCCCCGAGGCGGAGAGCAACATCGCCTACTACGAGTCTCTGTACCCTGGGGAGTTCCGCATGCCAAAGCAGCTCATTCACATACAGC ctTTCAGTCTGGATACAGAGCAGCCCGACTACGACCTGGACTCGGAGGATGAGGCCTTTCTCAGCAAGCTGAAGAAGAAGATGGAGATCACCCCACTGCAGTTTGAGGAGATGATCGACCGTTTGGAGAAGGGCAGTGGGCAACAG ATGGTGACTCTGCCAGAGGCCAAGCTCCTCCTGAAGGAGGATGATGAGCTGATTCGGGAGGTGTTTGAGTACTGGACTCGCAAGAGGAGGAGCTCTAAGAGCGCCTCCCTCATCCCCACCGTCAAGCAGGAGAAGCGCGACGGCTCCAGCACCAGCGACCCGTACGTGGCCTTTCGCCGGAGGACCGAGAAGATGCAGACGCGCAAG AACCGCAAGAACGACGAGGCGTCGTACGAGAAGATGCTGAAGCTTCGGAGGGACCTGAGCCGGGCCGTGACCATCCTGGAGATGAtcaagaggagagagaagagcaagAGGGAGCTCCTGCACCTGACGCTGGAAATCATCGAGAAGCG GCACAACATGGCAGACTTTGGCGGTGAGATAATGGCAGAGGTTCTGGCCCAGCGGGCGCTGGTGAGACCACTCTACACCATACCCATCATTCCCCTGACCAGCAGCCAGTACCGCCACCAGGACCACATGGAGCTGAAGGACTACAAGCCCAAG CCGGAGAAGACCGAAGTTGTGAGGACAAAGAGGAAATATGAGAAGAAGCCCAAAGTCTTGCCTTTATCGGCCCCTCTGCAGTCGGGACCCTCCATTTTCAACCCCAAGGACCTGAACCAGTACGACTTCCCCAGCTCTGACGACGAGCCTCAG ATGCTTTCGGGATCCTCTGATGCAGAGGAGGAGAACGATCCGGACGGGCCTTTCGCGTTCCGTAGGAAGGCTGGCTGTCAGTATTACACT tctcggTTGGACCAAAGTGGCGATTGGCCATGGTGCAGTCCGGCAGACGGTGGACCTGGAGACACACGCTACAGATACTGCCTCACCACCCTGACCGTCCCCCGCCGCTGCGTGGGGTTGGCACGCCGACGCCTGGGCAGAGGCGGCAG GGTTTTGCTGGACAGAGCACGCTCGGACTTTGACCACGTATTTCATGGGCTGGATCCGGAAATGCTGGCCTCCCCCCCACGCTCGCCAGCGCACAGGCTGGCCAgtacctcagacacacagcagaccTCGGACAGAACAGCCTCTCTAGACCTCAGCCAGATACTGTTGAACATTAAAGCGTGTCGATGGAGACACTTCAGGCCCCGGACACTACCACTACACGGCTCGGCCTGCGGGGGCGCCACCTCCAGGAAACTGTGCCGGGGGTCCACCCGGCCGTGCTCCGCACAACCCGGGACCCAGTCCAGCGGTAGCTCTTCTCAAACCCGCGCCACCCCCACGCCCGTCGCTG TGTTCACGGCCGAGCAGTACCAGGAGCATCAGGAGCATCTGGCTCTTATGCAGAAACAGCAGCAGGAGCTGAGTCAACTTCAGCAGGCCAGCGGAGTTTCTCCAGCCACCAGTGGCCAG TGTTTGGTGTCGCAGACTCTGGACTCGGCCAGCGCGCAGTATGCGGCCTCTGCTTTGATCTCAGCTGAGCAGCTGATGCTGTTGAAGGCCAAGGAGGAACCTACACTGGGGTCTGGAGTCAACGGCGTCCTGCAGGCTTCAG GAGTATACAAGGGCTTACACCTCACGAGTGCCCCGCCTGTCACACTCGCCCCCCCTAGCCAGTCTCACGCCACCACCGCCACAGGTCCTACCTTCTTCCATCCCTCCAACAACGGCAACAGCACCACCCCCGCCCAGCCGCCAAGTCACCACGGAAACGCCACCAACGCCATCGCCAACCCCACTGCTACGACTGCCGCCGCTCCCTCTTCTCAGGTCGTGATAGGGAGCAACATCCGTCTGAGTGTGCCCTCACCAGGAGGGGGCGCCACCGCGGTCAGCTCCATCGCCACGCTCAGCGCTCGCCACATGCCCCGCGCGCTCAACGCCGTCCCTTCGTCTGCCTTAAagctggccgccgccgctgccaaCCGCCAGATCCCCAAGGTCTCCGCCACGCCCGCCATGGACCTGGGGCCCAGGTGGGTGGGCCGCGCACGATCCGCCAATGCTCCAGGCCGGCTGAGTGGGGAAATACA GGAAAACCACGACAAAGAGAAGCCAGCACTCAACAGTATAGTGGACACCACAGTGGCCATGGAGGTCACGTAG